One window from the genome of Clarias gariepinus isolate MV-2021 ecotype Netherlands chromosome 15, CGAR_prim_01v2, whole genome shotgun sequence encodes:
- the LOC128542703 gene encoding guanine nucleotide-binding protein G(q) subunit alpha-like: MTLESMMACCLSEEAKESKRINAEIDKQLRRDKRDARRELKLLLLGTGESGKSTFIKQMRIIHGSGYTDEDKRSYTKLVYQNIFTSMQAMIRAMDHLKILYKYEQNKANALLVREVDVEKVCSFDQPYINAIKMLWADPGIQESYDRRREYQLSDSTKYYLSDLDRIADSSYLPTQQDVLRVRVPTTGIIEYPFDLQSIIFRMVDVGGQRSERRKWIHCFENVTSIMFLVALSEYDQVLVESDNENRMEESKALFRTIITYPWFQNSSVILFLNKKDLLEEKIMYSHLVDYFPEFDGPQRDAQAGREFILKMFVELNPDSDKIIYSHFTCATDTENIRFVFAAVKDTILQLNLKEYNLV; this comes from the exons ATGACGCTGGAGTCGATGATGGCCTGCTGCCTGAGTGAGGAGGCCAAGGAGTCGAAGAGGATCAACGCTGAGATCGATAAACAGCTTCGCCGAGACAAGCGAGACGCAAGGAGGGAGCTGAAACTTCTCCTCCTGG GCACAGGTGAGAGTGGCAAGAGCACCTTCATCAAACAGATGCGCATCATTCATGGCTCGGGCTACACCGACGAGGACAAGCGCAGTTACACCAAGCTCGTCTACCAAAATATATTCACCTCCATGCAGGCAATGATCCGTGCCATGGACCACCTCAAGATCCTGTACAAGTACGAGCAGAATAAG GCCAACGCTCTCCTGGTGAGGGAGGTAGATGTGGAGAAAGTGTGCTCTTTTGACCAGCCGTACATCAACGCAATAAAGATGCTGTGGGCCGACCCAGGGATTCAGGAGTCCTACGATCGCAGGAGAGAGTATCAGCTGTCTGACTCCACAAAATA ctATCTAAGTGATCTGGATCGTATCGCAGACTCATCCTATCTACCAACCCAACAAGATGTCCTTAGGGTCCGTGTTCCAACTACAGGCATCATTGAATACCCTTTTGACTTGCAAAGCATAATTTTCAG GATGGTGGATGTGGGGGGCCAGCGTTCAGAACGCAGGAAGTGGATTCACTGCTTTGAGAATGTGACCTCCATCATGTTCCTTGTTGCCCTGAGCGAGTATGACCAGGTCCTGGTGGAGTCAGACAATGAG AACCGAATGGAGGAGAGCAAAGCCCTTTTCCGGACAATAATCACCTACCCCTGGTTCCAGAACTCCTCTGTCATTCTGTTCCTCAATAAAAAGGACCTGCTGGAGGAAAAGATCATGTATTCTCACCTGGTTGACTACTTCCCAGAGTTTGATG GTCCACAGAGAGATGCCCAGGCAGGACGAGAGTTCATTCTGAAGATGTTTGTGGAGCTGAACCCTGACAGTGACAAGATCATCTACTCTCACTTCACTTGCGCCACGGACACCGAGAATATCCGCTTCGTTTTTGCCGCCGTCAAAGACACCATTCTGCAGCTGAACCTCAAAGAGTACAACCTGgtgtga